Genomic segment of Panicum virgatum strain AP13 chromosome 9N, P.virgatum_v5, whole genome shotgun sequence:
acacggcccagAAGCCCGAAaatccagccaacgcctgtcttccccacggacggcgccaaaatgtcgtgggggttctaggggtacccacagccgggtggcggaacgcacccgcctattcccagtgagggagtactcggggaagtactaggcgatgagGCTGGATCTATGCTGAGAAaggggactcaagaacacacgatttagagtggttcgggccgccggagcgtaataccctacgtccactgtgagatgtattgattttggttgtgtatgaacctatcctctgctggccttggctcttgcccagcctgaggttttctagcggcgcccccccttttatagatcaagggggagcggatacataggacgttggtgccccgacaggtgggcccaacgtgactgtggctacagtggtagcgaatctttcctccgatatgcacactgctgctcttctgactcaggggggtcttttcttgtcccgtcagctaggtgcccgttggagtagcgtagcttgcggcgtggcctgctgaggctattatgcagcgtcataaagggcgaagccgagccgtcgtatccatctgttacggcagactggcagacgcggcgtgggcggcgccagtgcccccactatcttggtaatatgcgatcaatagtgtcccctggctagtcaaacgcctcggcttctgctatatcaatgcggacgtccacctaccgcaatgaatgcgaaggtaggtggacctcaatatggagaccaagggcctcatacacgtgtcggccccggaccatccTGAGGCGGGACGTCGAAACCTTCCCTTGGAGGGGGGTCCGATTGCTATgctgggggtccgggaccctatgaggggtccgggaccccgcgggggtccggactccttggggggtccggagccccggctgcttgcgcttgagcgcctgtctctccccggaccttccccggccgtggaacgggtccggaccattgtcgggaggacaggacttcggaccgcaggggtccggctgtctggttgtagtcaaggatgactactaagaCTCTtacctagacacagcaagagggggtaccccagttctggggtaccgacagacgTTCCTCAAAGAAGATTAAACCATTGAGCACGTTGGTAAACGGTAACCAGCGTGTGCCAAGCTGTGGAACGGAGCACATCCATGGATCCACCACCTGCATTCACTTCGTTCGGcagccagctccagctccagctcaacagtatttttctctcacaccactccagccaccagctccagcttcaATCAGCTCAACAGTATTTTCTCACACTATTCCAGCTCCAGTCTGCTGAACGCAGTGATGCAGATGGATGCTGCTTGTCTGGGGTGTCCGTCCCAGTCCCAGCTGTCATCCTCACGAGCTGGGCCCTGTGCTCATGGTCCGTCTGGCATGCTTGCCGTCTCCGCATCCTCCTCATTCCACTACTGTGGCGCCGGGGCCCGCGCCCAGATCCAGACATCTCTGTATCCGGCAATCCCTCCCGCCAATCATCGCAGCGTCTCGGGCGCACCCAACGGGCACGCGCCCGCGCGGCACACCTGTTCGACGAATTTCCCCGCTAGGTCGCCAGGCGCCAGGCCGGCCCTTCCCCGCGCCATGGCGTTGCCACGCGCCGCGATTGTCCATCCGCCATTCTCGCCGTGTCCCGCGCTCCCGGCCTGCCGCCTTTCGACCTCGACGACAGGCTCCGGGCCTAGCTTTGCGTACTTCCGGACCCAGCATCCCGGTGAGcggagccgccgcgcgccgtctCCCCATGCAATGTAGCCCAGCAACGTCGTGCGCGTGCGCTCTTATGTCTGTCTTGCCCGTGCAGgcgtcggcgcggcgcggcgcgcgtacCCCAGgatcgaggcggcggcgaggcgcggcgcgcgcaCGGAGAACCCCAGGGTCAGGAACCGACGGCTGCAGAAGAAGGTAGGCTTCGACGCCCTCCGTCTGGGTTCTCAGGATAAGGGCCAGCGGCTCAACGGAATGTGTTGCAGTTCAATGGCACGGCGACGAAGCCCAGGCTGTCGGTGTTCTGCTCCAGCCGGCAGCTCTACGCCGTGCTCGCCGACGACCACAACAAGAAGATCCTCTTCTACGGCAGCACCCTGCAGAAGTCCATCTGCAGCGACCCGCCCTGCAGCACCGTGGTAGGCCGCCGTCTTCTTCCCCGCCTGAATTTTGCATTCCGGTGGGCAGGCGTTTTCAAGTTGAGTTTGCTTCCACAGGAAGCTGCCCGGAGGGTTGGGGAGGAGCTCGTCAGGGCGTGCGAGGAGCTTGGCATCTCCGAGATCTCCTACGACCGCAACGGCTTCGCTCGAGGCGAGAAGATGATGGCGTTCGAGGTTCCCGTCTCACAGCACGGGTTCCTGCCAAGATAAGGAGGCACCAGGCTTGCACTGACAGTTCACCGTAGCAGCTTATTCAGGAGACGAGAAAGGAAGTTTGTCCCATTCCATGTGATACTGTAATTTGTATGATCCAGCAGTCCTTCAACATCATGTAGTTCATATTTCACAGCAGTCACTAAGCAAGTCAGGCATTGCCAGCAAGAACAGTTTCTCTTCCGGCACTAGACATGATTCCAGAACCGACGGCGCTCAGCCCTCATTACATCCTCCCAATTTATTCATCTAGGTGAAGATGATGAAAGTGGACATAGTAGGTACTGTGTCCTACAGCGAAGCTGTTGAAACTGGGAGTTTTGTTCCCGACCTGTGGAGCAACCATGGATTCTGCACATCTGGATCGACGAAAGTTTTTACGAGTTCATCACCAACCAATTCCTTGCACCAAGCTACCCGTTCCGACATGCTGGATCCTGGACGGGAGCACCTGTGATGAATGCCAATAGCAGTTGGCTATGCCAAACATGCCAATTAAGCAGCAAGTCATGTATAGCCTTATAGCTAGACAAGAAAATGAATGATCCACCAATAAGCTTTCTCGGTATTTTTAAGTTCAAGTGACACTATTATTTAGGAGTAGAAAACAGAGAGACAAAGCTGATACCTGTACTCACAAAAGCAAGCAGTTTGCTCATTCTCAGGTTTGTCCCAGTTATGCCACCCAACAACAGGTTCTATGCAGTAATCCATAGAAGTCTCTGCAAAAATAACCCTCCAAAGAGGCTCCCAAGGCCGACCTAGGTACATGTACGCAGCTTCGCAATTGCCAGTAATAACACACCTAGATGGTATCATTTCACTTAGCATGTAAGCTCTCTATAAAGAAGTAAAAGGAAATGGTAAAGTCACAGGCTCAAGTAAATATCATTATGCCTTTTTACTGTCAGTGTTGTGCAAGGGACTCAATTTTGAAGATTGCGATAAGCCCACTCTAGTCTGTAGATAATCACGTAGTAGGTTTCCTTTCAAAGTTAATAGTGAGAATACTGGTTGTAGTAAACTCACCTGAAGAATACAAATCCAGTTGATTCGGAAGAGGACTTCCGGCCATGAGCAGTAATATATCCTGTTGATTTGCAGTGGATATGGCAATGCTCCAGAAGGGCAGTAGAATCCCTGAAGATGAAGTCATAATTACCTTCAATGTAACAGTTTTTGAAGAACTGCTTTCCACCATGCAAATGTAAGGTTTCCTGAATGATTTTGCCTAGCAAATTAGAAAATCTGAAAGTAATAAAACAATAAACTAAATAATGACCGATATGTTTATGCCTCCATACTAATTGGCACCAAAGGACATCACAACTCATGCGACATTCTTGTGTAGCATAAGCATACTACGATAGTATATTTCCAGTATTCTACTAAGCTACCGCAGAGGTGACTGGCTGACAAGTCAACCCAACAAATGTGGTTATCCAAAGCCTCATGCTGAAGCAAAATGGTTATGCAATTAACATGTATGTACCTTTATGCCATTACAACATATTAGACAACTACATTACGAGGCAAATGAAAAACATATCTGAAAGATCCTATTTCTTGTAACAGGAGAACATTTTGCCAAAGAAGGAAACATTCAATAAACATGAACAATATGATGAAGCACATAGAGCTAGAGTGCAAAAGAaccaacaaaaagaaaaagaaaaggatgccAAAAATAATGAGCTGACGCAGGGATCAGCAATTGTAGAAGGCACACCTATCTGCTGTGACACAGGCTGCAGCTTCTTGCCCAGACACCTATAATACAGAAGTTCACATCATTACATCAAAACTCACTGACTGACCCGATTCACCATAGGTACCATATATATAAGTCTGCTAGGATAATACCTGGGGAGCTGAGTTCTTAAAAATGACATTTTCTGTAATGAAATCATCCCCCTCCACAATAACTGTTGCACCGCTATATGTTGCTGTACCAATCATTCCTGGTGACTGATGAGAGAATAGAAATGGAATATGTGAGTAtccagaaaaggaaaaaggagaaaatcATAATGCACAGACTTTGCATGATTATTACATCCGATTTGTGGTAGCAGAACAGACAAAGTAATCCCAGTCAGGCTTATCACTTCGTTCAGATTCAAGAAACAGAAGTGCACACCACTGTTCTTTTGAAAAGATACATTTCATCGCTAGCAGTTTCTCCTGCCCGAAGAAGATTTCAAGTTTAAGGATGTCTAGGAAAATTACTCACTAACGAGTTGCAGTTTGTTAGATGTATGTATAACTCGAGTTTGAGACCAATAGTTATAATACTCAAAAGCCACAATCGTGCTGAACTGCTGGTCACCATGACATACTAACATTTTCATAAGGGATACAAATATCCAATAACCTCACTTCAGCAAAAAAAGGTTCGTGTCTAAAGCTACATGGGCACTAGCAGTAATAAAAAGTCAATACCCTTTATGCATCATCCTTGTCGGAGGATTTctccagccgggtggcggattgcacccgcctaatcctaagtgcAGGATGAGCTTGGGGACAGCcaaggaatgctcgatctagagaCGTATGAACACGAAAAGCACACAagaatttagagtggttcgggccgccggagcgtaataccctacgtccactatgaGTTGTATTGCCAGAGCTTAGAGAGTGCTGTATGAGAGCTTGCTAGAGCCCTGGGCTTGAGCGAGAgtgtggaggaggagagagaccTGGAAGAAGTCCTGAGAACTTGTGTCTGTGTGAACTTGTCATCCTAccgtgcgtgctctcccttttatatgaccaaggggagcacgtacactgagcggggccccgacatgtggacccggcgatataTTATCTTACAACGTACGAATCTTCTGACCAGGCGtagtcttgagctgtcctgtcggagtagagtctagcctctgtaGCCGCGCGTcaaggtcatgatgaagcgccgaactactgactcagtccactgtagcagcgtgcactgttggtCCAGTCAGTAGCTAATCATCATGACTCCTCGCCCATGCACACGGCGCTGAGtttttaatgcttgccttggtaactgacgagccgcctcggtaactggcgggcttaccgtgttgtcattCGTGCCTGTCCAACCCATCAGAGGGCGGCTCATGCCCTGCTCTGGCAGCACACGCTTCAACCACcatcatttaatgcggcaggagggctggcttcaggcggaagactcgcgcctgttggacacgtggcggcaccggacccaggggtcggcggccgcgctcACAGGGGggacgtggcggctccggacccctgcccgagcggggagcggaggtccggaggtccgcgcctgtgggacacgtggcggcatcggacccgggggtcggcggccgcgcccacaggggcacgtggcggctccggacctctgctcgagcggggagcggaggtccCGAGGCTTTCGCCTGGCTGGCTTGATGACTCAGGCCTCCTGGAGGTCCGGCTTCCACTTGTAGAGGCCCAGGTCCGGCCCGCCGAGGTTCGGGACctgtccgcgggggtccgggccCGTAGTCCATGTTTACCGCTCCTGAGCGCCTTCGTCCTTGTCTTGTAGGAGAGGGTACCCCTATCTGAGTGTACCGACAGAgacccccgggcccacctgcggGTGAGGTATGAACCCGTAGGAGGGGCCAAATCCATGTCGTGGTTGTTGCCTGTTCGGACGGACCGCGCCGGTGTTCTTCGCGGGGGAATTCGTCCCCTTCAACGCCTGCAACGCCAGTAGCTGGTGCTGCCGGTCTTCAGGTACTCTGGCCCCCCGTTTTGTACACAACTTAGGACTGGAGTTTAGTAACTTGCCCACGTGGTCCCGGATCCCGTTGGCAGAGGTCCTTTGGAACAGAGTTTAGGAGGCCAGCCCTCAAGCTAGAATGAGGTTCGGACCTCTAGGTACGCAGTTTCGGGTACTAGGGCacctgttacagagtggtggagtgcgcaggcttagggtacggaaccaggctaagtggCTGCAcaaggctccggaccaccccgggAACAAGTATCTCTTCCCCGAAGCAGGTTCCTAAGGACCCGGACCCCCCTCTAGCAGTGAGGGGGTCCCCATCTGAACCACATGccggccaactcaattcggacacaGGAGTGGGAACCAcgcgggggttagcgcaaacagaatgcgtagattgaaattggaatgtaacatccttagaggcgaactgagaataaacttttcctttataactagttgtacatgagatgtgcgatgtaagccagaacacgggtttatgaggccggagctgtccggacctccgggcccccagttttaggtactacggtactcgccctagggaggtagagcatgcaggcttagggtacggaaccaggctaagcggctacacgactCCGGACCTCCgcggagggtgagtacgcttccctgaacctggttcgtagaggtccggacccctccattggggaggctcaccggactggaccacacggaagtactacttAGTTACAAAGAAAAATGTTTTATTCcttgctgggcctctaagggtaggacttacagagatgtaaagttgggggtgcgaccggagtcggcttaacatcggagagagccaccagagtcggcttagtgcgaccggagtgggctttccgccggagcgggcttggtgcgaccggagtcggctttccgccggagcgggctttcTCACATGAGTGAgatatgctgcgagctgggatttgttgaagctgtgctcccccagacctgcttgatgacgagCTGGGAGAGCATGACCCGCTGTCGCCATCCTGCTGATGCGGGTGCTTGCCGCGCGAGTTCTGGCCCCCGGGCGTATCTTGAGGGGccgagtgccatgcacggccctcagcggccctggcgcaCTTGTCCGCCAAGGCAAACATGGTGGCAATAGTTTCCACCTGGTGTGTGGCCAGCTTCtctagcatcttctcatcacggaCCCCCTGTCGGAAAGccgtgataatagatgcatcagaAATACTGGGAATGGTTCcacgtaccttggtgaagcgggagatgaaggcccggagcgaCTCCCCGGGTTGCTGCCTCACGGCGCGAAGATGGGTCTCCACACCGTGCTGCTGGTacgcgctggcgaagttcgccgAGAACAGCGCGCACAGCTCGCCCCAGGATTGGATCGACCCGGGggagaggttcatgagccaagtccgggctggcccggtcAAGGCTACATGGAAGTAACTCGCCATGACGGCATCGTTACCCCCAGCCGTCGTGATGACGGTGATGTagacctgcaggaattccgacgggttagtcgtcccgtcgtacttctccggcaggtgcggccgGAACTTGGGTGACCAGACCACCGCGCGGAGATGCTCCGCGAGCGCGACGCAGCCCACACCAGCCACCGGGGTCTGGATATGACCCTGGGACCTTGGTGCCACCGCGCCGAGATCGGCGTTGAGGTTCCGACCCTCGATGTTGAGCCGGCGTTCACGTGCCCGCTCCATGGAGACGCGGGCGTCCTCTCCCGCACGCCTGCGGTTGAGTTCTGCCCGCAGATCAGCTGTCCGCGCGCTTCCCACTGTAGGAAGGCGCGCAGCGGGTTGCTGCGCCGCCCTGTCGTCGACGCTGTCCCGACCCAATCCCCGTGGAGCCGGGGGTGGCCTGGGCCAGGATGATGAGGCGGTCGATGTCATCGCGCCACTGCCTCATCACGTCCGGCTAGACCGCCAGTTCTGGCGGGTTGCGGAGCAGCTCCCTGGCCGCGGCTAATGGCTCGCTCGGAGCGACCTGCGCGGGGGCTCTGGGGGCATGCTCCGCTGCACGCTGCTACGCGCCGTGGGCAGCAGCCCTCGGCGTTGGACGGCGAGAGGCCTGCGGCGCGGGTGTCGCCGCGCCCTCCCCCATCGGGTGGTCATGGAACTCGACAATCCGAGCCATGGAGATGCCAAGTGGGCGATCAAGCGGAAACCAAGctagcccctacctggcgcgccaaatgtcggagGATTTCTCCAGCCGGGTGACGgattgcacccgcctaatcctaagtgcAGGATGAGCTTGGGGACAGCcaaggaatgctcgatctagaggcgtatGAACACGAAAATCACACAAGAATTTAGAGTGATTCGGACCGCCGGAGCTTAATAcactacgtccactgggagctGTATTGCCAGAGCTTAGAGAGTGCTATATGAGAGCTTGCTAGAGCCCTGGGCTTGAGCGAGAGTGTAGAGGACGAGAGAGACCTGTAAGAAGTCCCGAGAACTTGTGTCTGTGTGAACTTGTCATCCTAccgtgcgtgctctcccttttatatgaccaaggggagcacgtacactgagcggggccccgacatgtgaaCCCGGCGATATATTATCTTACAACGTACGAATCTTCTGACCAGgcgtggtcttgagctgtcctgtcggagtagagtctagcctctgcagccgcacgTCGAGGTCACGATGAAACGCCAAATTACTGACTCaatccactgtagcagcgtgcactgctgctccagtcagtagctgatcatcatgactcgtcgcccatgcgcacggcgctgagtctttaatacttgccttggtaactgacgagccgcctcggtaactggcgggcttaccgtgttgtcattCGTGCCTGTCCAACACGTCAGAGGGCGGCCCATGCCCTGCTCTGGCagcgcacgcctcaaccaccatcatttaatgcggcaggagggctggcttcaggcggaagactcgcgcctgtgggacacgtggcggcaccggacccGAGGGTCGGCGGCCGCACccacaggggcacgtggcggctccgaacCCCTGCccgagcggggagcggaggtccCGAGGCTTGCGCCTGGCTGTCTTGATGACTCAGGCCTCCTGGAGGTCCGGCTTCCACTTGTAGAGGCCCAGGTCCGGCCCGCGGAGGTTCGGGACctgtccgcgggggtccgggccCGTGGTCCGTGGTTGCCGCCCCTGAGCGCCTTCGTCCTTGTCTTGTAGGAGAGGGTGCCCCTATCTAAGTGTACCGACAATCATGTACCTGATCAATGCAAAATACACTGGTCACCTTCACAAATAATATTTTCACATCAAAATGACATGATTCTTACATATATAAGTAATAGCAACCCTTACTTGTTAAGTGAGATTTTTACGAGGCAGTGTTGTAATTTCTCTTAGGGAGCACATACATGATGGACAGTCTATTCTCTAAGGTTCATATCTCATCAAGTAGGAGGCTAGCCAGAAGGGGCACTACCTGGGTATGCTTGATGCGAGTAGCCGTATTGTCCCAACAGATCCCAGTGTCCTTTATTTCCAATCCACGCAAGGTGATGAAACTCTTGGTCTTGGTCTTGGGAGCAATGGCCATGATTGAAGCCTTGGGGGAAAACAAGTAGCTGGTGCACACACCGGGGGCAATCCTGTTGATAGTGCGCACTTGGTTGTTCAGTGGCACAGCATCCTGCAGACTTGCAAACGAGTCAACTCCATCATAACCAAAGGCTTCAATCTCGGGAGACACAACAACTAAAACCCTCCTATCCGCCATTGCTCCTTATTTTCCCCCAAGTCTTTGGTTGAAATATTTTGGCCCATAGAGCTGTTGGAAGGATTGGTTTTTATGAAGTCTAATCATAATCCTTCAAATACTCTGTTTTATGAAGTCTGATCCTTCAAGGTTCGGTTCCACCGAGGCTCCATACATGATTGCTTTGTACTTTCCTTGCTGATGTGCAGGATATCACATAAACAATTCAAGTAATAGCTATAGAATTGGACTATCTGTAAGATGCATTCATAAAGACAGAATTTCACTATGGTGCACTGTGCCTCTGTACCTGTCTCCTGATTCCAGCGTACCCATCACTGAGGAAGAACTGATGTACATCAGTCATCAAAACTAGGAAGGCAGAGAAATATTGACATGTAACCAACCCTTAGGCATCATCTGGCTTGAAGTGAAAACCAATTGATAGATCCCTCCAGGAGAGATTAGCTTGTGATCCAAAGGCTGACCAGATAGGCCTCGGAAATCTACTGTTGCAGAAAGGCAGTAGTCCAGCTGCTCCAGCCTGTAGCCTTCTTGGCCCCATTTTCATTCATGGCCCGTCTAACCTCCGTGGCATCTGCTGTTCGGCCAGCGGCTGTGTACATATCTATGAGCAAAATGTAATAACCACCCTCCTGCGGGTTTAGGCTCCTTAGTTTCTGGACTGCCTTCTCTGCCATGTCAATATTGCCATGCATCCGACATGCACCAAGTAACACACCCCAGACCACATCATTTCTCTGAATCGGCATTTGCTCTATCATCTTATATGCTTCCTCAAGTTGCCCTGCCCGAGCAAGCAAGTCCACCATACACCCGTAGTGCTCAATGGTGAGTTCAACTTTGCCATAATTTCCTCTTTGCATCGCATTGAACATAGTGCGCCCCTCCTCAACAAAGCCCTTGTGTGCATACACCGTGAGCACTGCAAGCAGTGTCACCCCATCTGGCTTCACAGAATTGTCATCAGCCAGCATCTGATGAAACAAAGTAACTGTGCTATCCACATCACCATGTGATGCATATGCTGAGATAAGTGtgttccaagaagccaagctcCTCACGGTCATCCCGTCAAACAAAGCACGCGCTTCAGTTAGGCAACCACACTTAGCATACATATCCATAAGTGCATTGCGGAGTGAAACCATCCAACCAAAACCATTGGAATCAACATACTGCCGCAAACGCTCCCCAGTTGCAAGGTCCCCAAGTGCAGTGCATGCCGACACAACACTCACCATGGTCACCTCGTCTGGTTGCACTGCCATTGCATCAAACAACGCCAGGGCCTCCTGTGGACGCTGTGCCTTGGCATAGGCAGAAATCATGGCAGTCCAGGAAACGACGTCCCGCTGCGGCATTTGGTCGAACACCGTTCGTGCGGAATCCAAACGGTTGCCTTTGAGGTGCGCTGTGAGTAGCCCCGAGAAAGAGACAACATCCCGGACGGGAATTTCATCAAACACCCTGCGGGCGTCATCCACGGCAGCCCACGACGCGTACGCGTGCAGCAAAGCATTGTGGACGTGAGCGTGCGAGCTGCGCGCACCGAGGCAGCCGTGCTTGAACGCCTGGGCATGTAGGTCAGAGGGTAACCGTCCCAGTGAATGGCAGCGCGAGAAAGACTTGAGGACAAAGGTGAAGGTGAAGGCATCGGGTCCGACGCCCGCGCGGCGCATTGCGGTGAAGAGCTCGATGCCAGAGCCGGGCAAGGAGGAGGTTGCGAAGCCGCGCATAAGGGTGTTGTAGAAAAAGGCGAGgtgggaagcggcggcggagatgAACGGAAGATGAAGGGAGAGGAGCGAGGAGGCGTGGCGGAGGTCACCAGCAGGGGAGACCGCGGCGAAGCGGAGGAGCTTGGCGAGCACCGTGACGGCATCGGCCGTAGGGAGGATGTGGCGGCGACGGATGAGGGCGGCGTGGAGGAGCCGGAGGTCGCGCTCCGTGGAGCACCGGCCGGAGCAGACAAGCAAATCCGCCGGCGAGATCGATGGCATCACGGAAGCTGGCTGCCTGGTGGGAGAAGCGCGGCAGAGATCGAGGAGGGCGTGGCCCTGCCGAGAAGAACGCCTCCGGCGGGAAAGTGGGTGGCGCGAGCAGCCGCCGCAATCGCCTGGAGCAGAGATGGCATTATGCAAATTTGCAATGAGCCAAACATCAttcaggctgtgtttagttctccGTTTGACTGGAAATTTTTtcacatttaaaatattaaatataaattaatcataaaattaattacagaactcgtctataagctacgagacgaatctaataaacctaattaattaatcattagcacatgtttactgTAACCTTTTTTTGAGGGAATGTTTACTATAACTTTACTATaataatttagtgtctaatcacgactTTACTAATAGTGCAATTAGAATAGAATGTATATCTTGGTACATCAATGCATCTAATCATGCCTTGATGGATCTAGTCACATCTGCATCCTGCTGCGGTAGAGAAGCGGCACACCTCGTTCCTGCGATGGCCAACATGGACCTCCCCCATCCTTGGCGACGGACGCGGTCTTCTCCAGCGGGCAGCTCGCCAGCGCCACTGCACAAATAGGCTTCGGGGAGAGCGTTTTGTCCAACAATGTTGTAAATCAAGAAATCTGCACAATGAGTTCTGCTTCTttggctgcagctgcagcagccaaCAATAGTCAGCTACTGAAGGTAATGTTGGCTGCCATTGCGGTTGCCAGCACAAGATAGATATTTGTTCCGGTAAATTAGTTCTGGTAAATTAGTTCCGGTAAATATTCTTCCAAGTGTTTATATTTGTATAACctacttcctccgttccaaaaagaatgcaattgagtcaaatattttttaagtttgatcaaatttatataaaaattcaCT
This window contains:
- the LOC120690538 gene encoding 50S ribosomal protein L18-like; translation: MALPRAAIVHPPFSPCPALPACRLSTSTTGSGPSFAYFRTQHPGVGAARRAYPRIEAAARRGARTENPRVRNRRLQKKFNGTATKPRLSVFCSSRQLYAVLADDHNKKILFYGSTLQKSICSDPPCSTVEAARRVGEELVRACEELGISEISYDRNGFARGEKMMAFEVPVSQHGFLPR
- the LOC120690537 gene encoding pectinesterase 31-like isoform X1; the protein is MADRRVLVVVSPEIEAFGYDGVDSFASLQDAVPLNNQVRTINRIAPGVCTSYLFSPKASIMAIAPKTKTKSFITLRGLEIKDTGICWDNTATRIKHTQSPGMIGTATYSGATVIVEGDDFITENVIFKNSAPQVSGQEAAACVTADRDSTALLEHCHIHCKSTGYITAHGRKSSSESTGFVFFRCVITGNCEAAYMYLGRPWEPLWRVIFAETSMDYCIEPVVGWHNWDKPENEQTACFCEYRCSRPGSSMSERVAWCKELVGDELVKTFVDPDVQNPWLLHRSGTKLPVSTASL
- the LOC120690537 gene encoding pectinesterase 31-like isoform X3 codes for the protein MADRRVLVVVSPEIEAFGYDGVDSFASLQDAVPLNNQVRTINRIAPGVCTSYLFSPKASIMAIAPKTKTKSFITLRGLEIKDTGICWDNTATRIKHTQSPGMIGTATYSGATVIVEGDDFITENVIFKNSAPQVSGQEAAACVTADRCAFYNCKIIQETLHLHGGKQFFKNCYIEGNYDFIFRDSTALLEHCHIHCKSTGYITAHGRKSSSESTGFVFFRCVITGNCEAAYMYLGRPWEPLWRVIFAETSMDYCIEPVVGWHNWDKPENEQTACFCEYRCSRPGSSMSERVAWCKELVGDELVKTFVDPDVQNPWLLHRSGTKLPVSTASL
- the LOC120690537 gene encoding pectinesterase 31-like isoform X2; the protein is MADRRVLVVVSPEIEAFGYDGVDSFASLQDAVPLNNQVRTINRIAPGVCTSYLFSPKASIMAIAPKTKTKSFITLRGLEIKDTGICWDNTATRIKHTQSPGMIGTATYSGATVIVEGDDFITENVIFKNSAPQVSGQEAAACVTADRDSTALLEHCHIHCKSTGYITAHGRKSSSESTGFVFFRCVITGNCEAAYMYLGRPWEPLWRVIFAETSMDYCIEPVVGWHNWDKPENEQTACFCEYSQLLLAFITGAPVQDPACRNG
- the LOC120690536 gene encoding pentatricopeptide repeat-containing protein At1g74630-like, which gives rise to MPSISPADLLVCSGRCSTERDLRLLHAALIRRRHILPTADAVTVLAKLLRFAAVSPAGDLRHASSLLSLHLPFISAAASHLAFFYNTLMRGFATSSLPGSGIELFTAMRRAGVGPDAFTFTFVLKSFSRCHSLGRLPSDLHAQAFKHGCLGARSSHAHVHNALLHAYASWAAVDDARRVFDEIPVRDVVSFSGLLTAHLKGNRLDSARTVFDQMPQRDVVSWTAMISAYAKAQRPQEALALFDAMAVQPDEVTMVSVVSACTALGDLATGERLRQYVDSNGFGWMVSLRNALMDMYAKCGCLTEARALFDGMTVRSLASWNTLISAYASHGDVDSTVTLFHQMLADDNSVKPDGVTLLAVLTVYAHKGFVEEGRTMFNAMQRGNYGKVELTIEHYGCMVDLLARAGQLEEAYKMIEQMPIQRNDVVWGVLLGACRMHGNIDMAEKAVQKLRSLNPQEGGYYILLIDMYTAAGRTADATEVRRAMNENGAKKATGWSSWTTAFLQQ